In Doryrhamphus excisus isolate RoL2022-K1 chromosome 21, RoL_Dexc_1.0, whole genome shotgun sequence, a single genomic region encodes these proteins:
- the rbis gene encoding ribosomal biogenesis factor: MGKNKQRVKKTTNVFQVASMHMKAKNKAKPVRTTLKHINAVKNEKVENLNQIFSEVQRDVISVSKSVAPEPKKQTPIAKEPPKECVNVDNAAQLFSQL; the protein is encoded by the exons ATGGGCAAAAACAagcaaagggtaaaaaaaacgacaaatgtCTTCCAAGTGGCCAGCATGCACATGAAGgccaaaaacaaagcaaaacctGTGAGGACGACGCTCAAACAT ATCAACGCAGTGAAGAACGAGAAGGTGGAAAACCTCAATCAGATCTTCTCTGAGGTCCAGAGGGATGTGATCAGTGTTTCCAAAAGTGTGGCTCCGGAACCAAAGAAACAAACGCCG ATTGCCAAAGAGCCGCCAAAGGAATGTGTGAACGTTGACAACGCTGCTCAGCTCTTCTCTCAGCTATGA